In Malassezia vespertilionis chromosome 4, complete sequence, the DNA window CCAAGCACTTTGGCAAAAGACGTTAGTATATCTGCTGCAATTACATCCGAAAATTGGATCGTCTGCTGTATAGAAGGAGAAAGAAGCCGGCGCAGGATACGTATCGATGCCTTTTGGATCCCCCGGAATGGACCAGAGATAACCCACAGCGCAATGAGTCCACACAAAGCAATCACCTCCCAAATTTCAGCATAAAACGTGCGTGTACCATCGTGAGGGTCAAGGTTGTATCTGTACATCAACAAGCATGCAAAACACCATCCAAGATGACTTGCAGCAAATATATACAGCCCAGTAGCACCACTTTCTCGCATAGAACCTATTGAGGTTGATATATGCGCATTTATGTGAGAGGGAAGCGGCGATTGGTTTGCATGGCTCCATAGATTCATGCCCCAATACTGTAACACTTGCAGATCCACACCAAAACCGACCATGCCAACCACGACCATAAGGATCACGCGGAATATCGGCGGAAGCGACTGTGAAAACGTGATATCATATGTTTTCGAAGCTGTATCACTGTTTGGGTTAGTCAGTGCAGCCGCTGCTTTGCTCGACACGGCTTGGTTCATGTTTCGCCATGAACGACGAGTCCAAATTGTGGACTAGCTATTATTATTTTTTTCGTTCGGCCGGAAACTAATTTTCCAAATAAAATGCGAAGTTGGTATAGGTGTGCCTTACGAACGCCGATGCGGCTCGACAATGTGCGCTAACCCCGCTTCCTCTATAGTAGTAATATCATTACTTTGCCTTATACGGTCCATGGCTGCCATGTTGCCAGCCATCACAGCTTCGCGAACCGATTTTTCGAGCTCATCGTACTTGCCCACATCCTGTGCGAGAAGCTGAACCGGGTATCCGTCAGGGTCCTCGATGACCATAATTTCGCTGGCGTGAgcatgatgcgctcgcTTACTTTTTTTGCGTGCCAATATCAAGAATTTTCACGCCAAGATTCtcgaagcggcgcttcgctTGCCGAATATTGGGTACACTAATACAGATGTGATGGAACCCCTGGCATGTTAGCTGCTTCAAGTACACACATTGCTTTGCGAATTGATTTGGAAATCATCGTCATTTTCCGTACCGCTAATGTCAGCAATGCAGGCGCTGTACTTACTGCCGCTGTACAAGCTCTATTAAGGACGATGCATTCCCGAACTGGTCCTCCGACTGGTCGGCAGGTAACTGGAGCCATACTTTGCTAATATTCCTGTTTATGAGTTCCTCGAAACCTTTGCCCTACCCAAACGTAGCTTCACGCACAAGGTCCATTCCTGATATAAGCACATTACCGCCATCCACGTACCTAACACTTGCTTGTAAAATATTGTACTGCATTCAATGCTTTTTACATGTAGACATAAGGAATGAAATGAGTACCCTTGCGTCTCTCGCCTTGGGTTCGACATTCTAAGCGCAAAACCGGCAAGATCtagcgcagctgcaaaagAGTCCGCCGTACACGCCAAGTCCACTCGGCCGATGGTACCAGGCACAGCGGACACACCCGACGTTCCTAGTAAGGATTTCGCATCGGAGCAACTAATTTTGTACCCTAAAGTACAAATAAAGACATCAATGAAAAAAATGTGATATTTGCTACAATTCCGGCTGTACTTGATTAGGGATAACCATCGTCAACGGGGGCCatgtcgtcgtcgtcagTGATAAACTCCGACATAATACGGCCATGGCGATCGTAGCGACGTGGCATTTCATTTGCTATTCTcaccgcgtcgtgcggGTTCCACACACTTGAATCCGCAAAAATGGTGTCCATTTCCTCCAGACTTCTTCCTGCGGTCTCCGGGAAAATCCACCAGGATGCCGGTACCATCAAAAAGTTGATCGCTGCAAAAATTAGATAGGTATAATTGCGGATATTGGCGAACGCAATCGGTGTAATCATGACAACCATAAAGTTGAACAGCCAATTGGAAGCGGTGGAGATGCCGtttgcttgcgctcggaTAGAAAGCGGAGTGCATTCAGCAGGATACAACCAAGTCATCCCCAGCCATCCAATGGCAAAAAGCGAGTTAAAGACGAACAAAAAGACAGTCGCGGCAATGGCCGGAGAAGTATTGTTTTGATAAGCAGAATAGTCTTCTCGGTTCTTGTATTCGGGAGGTACTTGGAGTGCCTCAGGGCTTAATGTACCACAAAGAATCGCCATCGTAAAGGACATACCCAAAGCGGTCCAAATCATCAGTGGCCTTCGCCCAACCCTTTCAATCATGAAAATGGcgagcagcgacgcaagaAAGTATTCCGTACCATTACATGCAGCGAGAATACGAGACTTGATATCAGACAAGCCGATACTCTGTTCAAAAATAGTCCCGGCATAGTAGGTGATAAGATTGATACCACTGATTTGCTGAAACATTTGAATCacaaacgcaagcgcagtgcgaTGGAAATAATGGCCTTTGCCTTGTTTGAAGAGGTCGCGCAAACGAACACTGCCAGCAATATTGAGACCATCAGCAATTTCATTCACATGTGCATTCACAACGGGGTCATGGGGCGGCAATCGATCCAAAGCGGACAGGACCACACGGGCTTCCTCCTCCCTTCCGCGCAGCATGAGCCAACGCGGACTTTCCGGCAAGAAAATTGTGATAAAGGTCGGCAGCACCAAAAGGATCTGGAATGCAATGGGAAATCGCCACGATACCGACCGCGTAGAAGAATCAGCCAGATGTCCGTGCTGAGCCCAGAACAAGGCAAAGTCGACCCAGTATGAGATCATAATACCAAACGTAATAAGTGAGCCTTCAATCATAATCAGCATGCCACGACGATGTGGAGGCGAGACTTCCGATTGCCATACAGGTATCGTTGAAGTGTGCTGTCCATTTCCAATACCACTAAGGACACGCCCAGCCCAAAGAAATGCGTGGGCATTGCCGCCGTGGGCAGTAGTCTGTACAATGGCGCCAATGACCATAAAAACACTACCGATCCAAATCATCCAGCGACGACCCACAACATTTCCCCAGAAAAGCGCAGTAAGGGCGCCAAGAAAACACCCAATTTCGTAAATACCGACAGTTGCACCCGACAAGGTCGAATGTGTTTGCGTATTCATCTTGGGAAACGTCTCCAAGAAAGGCCGCAACGTCAACAAACTGCCCATAACACCCTGGTCATAGCCAAACAAAACAAAGCCGACACCCGCCGTGACACCAATGGCAACACTGAGAGGAAGCCCAGAAAGCCCCAAAAATTTGGCGTATCCTTCTGGGCCAACATACTTAGCAAGTGGGTTAGATTCCGCCTGTTTTTCATCGTAGTGGCTGCCAGCCTGATTTTCCCCCACCTCAGGCGGCGTCGCTTGTGCCCCCATTTGCGACACTTCCTTGTCGTTGAAAGGGCTTGTCATGACAGCGTGAATGAGCTGTGTGTCTAGGGCTGCAGGGGCTATATAGTTATACAGCTGCCGCAAACGTCCAATGGGTGGGTGGCGTCTGGGGCTTAATGCATTTTGTGGGTCCGTATGCACAGGGTCCACAAATTGATGCTTTGTAACAGCATTGATCAAGGGTACACTGTCTATTTGACAGATCACAAGTATATTTGCAATTATAAAAAATTATGCATTATGCTTTGGGATGTAGGTGTATTTCCTGTCAAATGAGACGCGTGGCGCCGATagcgtgcatgcgccgaaAATCATCTGGGGCGATCACGCGATGCAATCACGCGCTGCACCCGGTGTGCTATAGTACCTGTACCATTTCAAGACTCTGCTTTCGCTGGATATTTGTACGGTTATTCGAATTTTTTAATACATTAGTTTTATTTTGCAAAGTTATAATGGGAAAAACGATAGCACATGTTTTTCGCAGATTTGATGATGATTTCACTGATCTCACCAGAGTTTGCCATCCCCACGCATAGCTTAAATGATTGCTCCCACGCACACTTTTATTTGCATCATTGTCATATTTGTGCCTCACGCGCCATCGGTCATTTGCGCATACGAGCTAATAAAACGTGCACTGATACGGTGATTATGTACAATCGGGCACTCTTTGCAGACTGCCAGTATTAGTACACGTGCATAAATTTGCTTTATTGCAATTCGCGCTTGGTTCCCAGATAAGGGGCGCCACGTTGGGACAGAGTCCCAAGGCGTGTGTGGGCTTACGCCAAATCTGGTATGTGGAGAGCAAAACAATCAGATAGCtccaaaaaaaaaagtaTTTAGTTTCAACAGTAGAAAACAAAAGTATCCCATTAGTACGCATTACTGTGGTGTACGTGACCATGGGTATCATCTACAATTTCATATCGAACATCTGGACGGTACACCGTCCGGAGTTTGAAAAGGAGCAAGCTGTAGAGAATGACAAACCCATGGCTGCCTTGCCAACCAAAAATGAGATTGTTGAGTACTCCAATACCGACTTGAAGACAAACGACGAAGCCCTGCAAATTGGCGTAGCGATTGCGGAGTCTACTTATGCTGTTTCTGGATGGGATTGGTACTTTTTAATGGCTACTTTGTTCTGTGTTTACTATGTTTTCTCTATGGACAATCAGCTTATTGCAGCATCCTTTTTTTATGTTTTCACCGGAGGTGTGCACAGCCAAAGAGCATCAGACTACTCGACTGCAAGCGCTATGCAGCTGGCTATTGCAGGTGTATCGAAGCTGGTGGTTGGTAAAGTGTCAGACATTTATGGCCGTTTTGCTGCTTCGTTTATCCCTCTTTTTTTCTACTGCCTTGGGTGTCTTATTATGGCCGTCTCGCAGAATCCTAATATGCTGCTTGCGGGTGACGCCATTTACGCTGTCGGGAATGGCAGCATCAACATGATCATGTGGATTATTCTCGCTGACTTTTTGTCTTCGCGATTCCGCGCGCTCGGATACGGTATTGTATCTTTGCCTATTTTAATTACTTTTGCTACGGCACCCAAGATTCAGAACAATCTTCTTGTTTTGGAATCGGATGGCGTATCCTACAAGGATcgctggcgctggacgTACGGCATGTTTTGTATCATGATTCCCTTTGTGATGACTCCAATGATGTTTATTATGTGgaagctcgagcgcaaagcTAAGAGGTCCGGAATTATTCCTGTGCACCCGTACTTGCGAAAAGGTTTTTTCTACAGCTTGAAGCAATTTTTCCTTGATGCCGACATTATTGGAATGATTCTCATCTTGGGTGGTTTCCTCATGCTTTTGTTAGCGCTTACGCGTGGTGCTGATGCCACTGTTGGGTGGTCCACGGGCTGGATCATTGCTCTTCTTACTGTCGGTGGCGTGCTTCTTGTTGCGACGCCATTTTGGGAGGCTCTTGGTGCCCCCCGCCCATTTATGCGTCGCCGATGGCTTAATTCTGATGTGGTTCTTACCCTTCTTTTGATTTTCCTCGACTTTATGACCTTTAGTATCACCTTCCAAATGGTATTTGCCTGGGCCACGTACACGATGAAAATCGATCCTTCAAAGCAAAATTATTACACCTTCACTGACACTGCAACGCTCACCGTGTTTGGTGTTGTTATGGGCTTCCTTGTTCTGATTACGAAGCGGTACAAACCGTGGATCGTGTTTGGCGCCGCTGTTCGTCTGCTTGCAGTCGGTCTTATGATCAAATACCGTAACATTGGTACAACCTGGGTCCAAGCTGTCTGGCCGCAAGTCCTTTTGGGTATTGGCGGTGCCTGCACTGGTGAGGTCCTTTCGATTCCTGCACAAGTTACTGTGCGCCACCAAGATGTTGCTATGGTCACTGCTGCTGTGTTACTATTTGGCAGTCTTGGACAATCTATTGGAGCAGCGACTTACGCTGCGATTATGAACTCGGAATACCCTAAAAAGATTCAGGACTTGGTTCCCCATCTGACCAAGGACCAGGGACTGGTCAAGTACAACAGCCTTGCCACTATTTACCTAAATGGTGATGCAGATGCAAGCGGTGACACTTACGTACTTGCATTCAACgaggctgcggcgcaggcgttGTACTGCGCTATTGGTATTTGCGCTGTTATGTTTGTCTTAACGTTTTTCCTGCGTGACTACGTCCTCACTCGCAGCCAGAATGTCGTTAGTGACGAGCTGCCCGAGAAAAACCCCTTCCGTATGGGATCTGACAGGACGTATGAAAAGGCGATTACTAAGTTAGCGGACACTGATCATGCACCATCGCCTCCCGAATATGCTGAACCTTCTGCTCGTGTGGTAGAGGTGAATTACCCTGGAGATAATGCCGTTCACCAAGCTTGATGTGTAACTTCATAAGAAGTATGATTTTTTAACTAATAGTTTTTGCGCGTGGGTAACCAAATTGTTTTCCGCAGTACAACACGTTTTCCATGCCTGTTGCAAGGCGCTCGTGCATGCAAGATCAGTGCATAGCAATCTCCCTCCACGCAAGCCTTGCCATTTCCATGAAAATGCGCTGGCACGTATTTTCCGGTACAGTCGCGTTTTGTGATTGTGGACGGATCACTTCTGGGATGCCTGCGTCGCCACCCTGGCTAACGTACATTTCCAGCGGCAATTTCCCCAGCACTGGCACTTGTAAGTGATGTGTCAATTGGTCAAAAGCATCGGAAGGGCCGAACAATGGGTATGTGGCACCCGTATCAGGCGCAATAAAATGGGCCATGTTCAAAACCAGTCCCAAAATCTTTGGTAAGTAGCGAATAAAAGCACGTACTGGAACATGGACCTTGTTAAACATGGTGATGCccttgcgcgcatcagTCAGCGCTAcatgctgcggcgtgctcaCCACAACGGCGCCGTCTACTTTCACAAGCTGACTGAGACTCAGCGCAACGTCGCCTGTCCCCGGCGGCATATCGATGACCAATACatcaagcggcgcaagcccTGCAGTCGATGGATCCGTCTCCGGTGATACACCTGCCCGCCAGTCCACGTCAAATAGGAGCTGTTGGACTGCCTTCATCACCATAAGGCCACGCCATACAACAGGCGTGTCCGCGTTGGAGCCAGACGAGGAGGGCGGCAAGAGAAAACCCATCGACATGCATGGTATAGAATAATTTGTCATGGGTATCAATGCGCCTTCTGTATGTAAGTACAAAGTGGGTACGTGCGCTTGGTTAGTTCAGGCTCTCCCATATCTTCCAAGTGCATTAGTTTAGGCGCACTCGGGCCAAAAATGTCCAAGTCAAGCAGTCCCACCCGCGCAGTACGTCCAATGGCATCGGATGAAGTTGCGCGAAGCCCAAGAGCCAGATTTACAGCAACTGTACTTTTTCCTACACCACCCTTTCCACTAGACACAGCAATAATCTTCTTTACATTCGGAATAGGGCGCTTTCCttgcgctccgccgcgacgaggcATGCTCGGCGGTGCTCGCTCATTGTTGCGAGGCAGACCCTGGTATCAATTAAACCAAAAAATACGTACTAGCGGGTTTtcatgtgctgcgcataCGCTGCTTGAGAACGTACGTAcagcgcgcattggcggcgcaaaacaAGCGGCCGGAATTCGCAGTATCACCATCGTCCAAGGGAGTGATTCCTCCACAATGCACAGGGAATTTTGTCCATCCTCCACAAGTTGCGCGCCGGACCTTGAGCGATGCCACCGTGGCTAGCGTTCCTGTGTAATCTCCTGGCACTGGTAGCTTTGGGATGGTTTATCGCGGTATGGGCATTGTGTCTGCTTGGATGGCAGGTTGCATACAAACTTTTTGCGAACCCATATCCCCGCTCTCCGCTCTCCTCGGCGCAAACGGAGGAAcccgcgccgagcgtaTCAATTCTACGACCGCTTGCTGGCCTCGATTGTAATCTGTACACCAACTTGTGCTCATCTTTTGAGCAACACTACCCAGTCGACCTATTCGAGGTCATTCTCGGCGTCAGGTCCGAGCATGACCAGGCGCTCAGTGTCGCACGCCAGGTGGTCGCACAATATCCACACATTCACAGCCACATTGTCGTGGGCGACGTAGAGGCAGGCGTCAACCCCAAAATCAATAACCTGGTTCGCCCGTACGCTCTGGCGAAACATGATCTTGTTTGGGTGGTAGATAGCCAAGTCTGGCTTTCTCCGCACGCCTTGGGGCGTGCCGTCGACGCACTACTTGCGAAACCACCGGTACCCAAACCGCAATGCATTTATCGCACACCGCATGGGAGTCGCACCGGTCTAGTCCATCATGTGCCGCTCGGTGTGCTACCGGCAAATACGTGGGGTTCGCACATTGAGCGTGCATTCCTCAGTACGTCCCACGCAAAGATGTATTTGGCAATCAATGCCGTTGGCATCGACAGTTGCGTCATGGGAAAGAGCAACATGTATCGAAAGAGCGACTTGGATCGTGTGCCGGACGCTTTTTTTGCGTACAATGCCGATTCGGCGTCTGACGAGCAACACATGATTGGGAGCCGCGCGTTTGATGGAGAGCAAGACGCGGACGATCCGTTTGTGTTAGAAATGACGACTAAAAAAGAGGAAAACGATGTTGTGCGCACGAAATCGCGTGCattggcgcgctttggcatTTACCTAGCCGAAGACAACATGCTTGCACTGAGTTTATGGCGTAAGCCTTTGGAGCTTGGGCACCGCATTGCGCCGGGCGACGTAGCGCACGTCGCTGTGGGCGATATTCAAACCGTCATGGAGtatgcaaagcgccgcatgcggTGGATTCGTGTGCGTCGGCACATGGTGCCCGAAGCTACGTACTTGGAGCCGTTCACGGAGAGCTTGGTCGCTGGCCTCTGCGGCTGGTTTGGCATCTACTCATGGTTACTCCATCCCATCATTGGGCCGTTGCATGGCGGTCTGCACTGTGGCGCTTTTTTTGCATTTTATCTTGCAAATCTAGCGGCGTGGTACTGGATTGATCTTGGCGTGCTTTCCTCGCTTCGCTGTGGGGCGCCATTACCCGATGCGGAGCGCAAGTACTTTCTCGGCGCTTGGTGTATGCGCGAATTGCTCGCATTTCCTATTTGGGCATGGGCGATGCTTGGATCCACCGTAACATGGCGCGGAAAGCGATACAGAATCTTGAcgaatgcacgcgccgcgcatgtaCCATCGGATGTGCACACGGAGTATGGAATAGACGACTAGCTGTAGATACCTTACAAACCCAATGCTGCATCCGCTTGGtctttccagcgccgctgaaGCGGAATCATTTCGCGAAATACCCTGTACTTGGCCGCGAGCAGTTGTCGTGTTTTGCCGTCCGCTGCAGAGGGAAAAATGGATTTGCCGGGCTGGGTCATGTTTTGCATAATGCTCCACAAGCGGTGTGCGTATTCCGGTCCAACCTGATCCGCTTTTGCTTGGTCCGCAATGACTGGCCTCGTGGCACGGCCATCTTGTGCATCGGGATCCAATTCCTGCGTCATGTTCGCGGCAAGACGTGCGAGAAAAGCCATGCCGGTCACGACGCTGACAGACGCCTCTTTCGGGAGCTGTACACGCATATTGCACGCGTCCGAAACAAGTTGTGCAAACAAAAGGTTGCGCGCCTGGCCTCCGCCAGACAGATAAATCGAATCGATCTTGTGGCCTGACGCATTCATCTCTTCTACAATGTGGCGCGTTTGCAGTGCAATTGCCTCCAACGTGAGGATGTATCGCCGCGCCAAATCCGCGCGAGATCGGTCCAAAGATAAGCCACAGAGCATACCGCGGAGCGACGTATCGGCAAGGGGCGAGCGGTTTCCGTAAAAATCAGGGTACATGTACATGTGCTTTACCAGCAAGATATACGAAGAAGGCGCATATACGGCAAttcctgcggcgcgcatctgcTCCTCAAGCGATActtccagcagcgcaaacaCAGACACCGACTTGGCTGCGGCTTCTTCTCGGAGTGCAGGGAACGCAGGGTGCGTCTCAAGAACAAAGTCGATGAGCTGACCTGTCGAGCTCTGTCCGCCTTCGTTCATCCACATGCCGGGGAACACGGCATTTTTGTACGGCCCCCAAACACCCCCCACATGAATCCCCTCGTCATTCGCAACACAGTAACACGTACTTGTGCCTGCAATCGCAACAAGACGTGTATTTGCGTCACGCAAAGTCGCGTTTTGCAATACAACATCCTCGTCTCTTGCAGCAACCGTGCCGACCCAGCCAGCATACGCGTCAATGAGTGACGAAGATACAGGCGTATGCGGAAGCAATCGCAATTCTCGTGCTGCACGCTCACACAGACCTGCTCCCACAGGCATACCCGCCGTCAGCACCAGCCCATTCTTGCCCGGGacgccgccaagcgcatCAAAAGTCTGAGAAGGGCCCTCGAGAACGCCGAGGCCAATCTCGCGCAAAAAATCCGGCTGCCAGCCGAGCGTGtttcctgcagcgccctGCGGTATGAAACCATACTTGCACACAAGACTGCAATTGGAACGTGCGGGAGATCCCGTCGCATAATAGCTCAAGTAGTCGGGCAAGTCAAAAAAggtgcactgcgcaaatGTGGCGGGGTCCATGTGCTTTTGCAGCCAAAGTGTTTTGGGCGTCTCCATCTCCAAAGACATCGTGCCGCCTACATAGTCCAGCACCTTGTGGCCCGTACGGTTAATCAAATCTGCCTCCTCATGTGCGCGGTGATCCGCCCATAAAATCACGTTGCGTGCAGATGCATCCACTCCTTTTGCCGCATGCGGCGGCGTTACACTGACAGGGACATTGTCTTTTGTCGTGACAACAAGGCTACATGTGGCATCAAATCCAATGCCGTGCACAGATGCAGCGTCCACCTTGGCCGTATCCAGCACTTGATGCACGCAAGCTGTGATTGCGTCCCAGATTTGTACACTGGACTGCTCGTGTAAACGCGAATCGCTCTCGTACGTCCACGTCACCAAAGGACGCGAAGCCTGCGCTTCAATGCGCCCATCCTCACCCAAGAGAGCTACACGTGCCGATCCTGTGCCACTGCACGTTAGTACCTCTTTGCACATACACGTCTATGCCTAGGTAGTATGCGGACATGGGAAGGCGCTCATGGCTCGTGCATCAAACAAGGCAAAGGCACGTGATACACAAGTTGGATTATTGCCGTGCAGAGTCGTGTGCGTCCTTTACTGCAATGTCGTCTACAGAAGGAGAGACTATTACTTGCAAGGCTGCCGTCGCTTGGGGCCCTGGGGAGCCGCTCAAGCTAGAAGATGTGCGTGTTTCTCCACCTCGTGCAGGAGAGGTACGTGTGCACATCATGTTCAACGGTCTTTGCCACACGGTATGTTTTCGCTCGCTGCCCTGCTAACCCATAGGACGTGTACACGCTCTCCGGCAAGGATCCCGAAGGTCTTTTCCCGTCTATTCTAGGACATGAGGGTGCAGGCGTTGTTGAATCGATTGGCGAGGGCGTCACGAACGTCAAGGTCGGCGACCACGTCGTGCTCCTCTACACTGCCGAGTGCGGCAAGTGCAAGTTTTGTCTTTCGGGCAAGACCAATTTGTGCCAGGCAGTGCGTGCGACGCAAGGCAAGGGTGTGATGCCCGACAACACGCGGCGTTTTGAATCTGTGCGCACGAACGAGCCGCTGTACCACTTTATGGGCACCTCGTCGCTGTCCCAATACACGGTCGTGTCGCAGTACTCGCTTGTCACTGTGAATCCCAAGGCACCGATGAACCGCACGTGTTTGCTTGGATGTGGTGTCACTACTGGATATGGCGCTGCGGTGTACACGGCCAAGGTCGAGCCCAAATCGACTGTCGCTGTGTTTggctgcggctgcgtcGGCCTTGCGGTGATACGTGGCGCCAAGGAGCGTGAAGCGGCGAAGATCATTGCTGTTGATACAAATGACGAAAAGAAATCGTGGGCGACCAAGTTTGGTGCGACTGATTTTGTCAACCCCAGCAGCCTGTCCACCAACGACGGCAGCAATGCTGTCGTTGATAAGCTTGTCGAAATGACCGACGGCGGTCTTGACTACACGTTCGACTGCACGGGAAATGTGCATGTTatgcgcactgcgctggAGGCATGCCACAAGGGCTGGGGTGTCTCAACTGTGATTGGTGTAGCTGCTGCGGGCCAGGAGATTGCTACGCGTCCTTTCCAACTGGTCACTGGGCGCAAGTGGCAGGGATCGGCATTTGGCGGTGTCAAGGGCCGTACGCAGCTGCCTGGCATTGTCGATCGCTACATGCAAGGCACGTTTCCATTGGATGACTACATCACGCAAACCGTGTCGCTTGAGGACGTGAACAAGGGCCTGGAATACATGAAAGACGGCCAGTGCATCCGCTGCATTGTGGACATGACCAAGTAGGTATATACGGTCATCTAAGCTGGGTATATGAATACAAGTGGCATCTATGGGTATTAGAGATCTAACTATACGCAGGTGGGGCTTCTTCTGGCACATTCGGCTTTGCTTGAGGCATACCACGACGCGCctcgctcgacgaggcagCTACGTCGCTGAGCGAGCTTGGCGCCATATGCGTCGATGTagcgcttgtgcggcgccaaggATGGTCGA includes these proteins:
- a CDS encoding uncharacterized protein (COG:P; TransMembrane:11 (o53-78i107-131o137-156i198-217o237-259i322-345o365-386i393-413o439-463i483-500o506-526i); EggNog:ENOG503NV25); this translates as MTSPFNDKEVSQMGAQATPPEVGENQAGSHYDEKQAESNPLAKYVGPEGYAKFLGLSGLPLSVAIGVTAGVGFVLFGYDQGVMGSLLTLRPFLETFPKMNTQTHSTLSGATVGIYEIGCFLGALTALFWGNVVGRRWMIWIGSVFMVIGAIVQTTAHGGNAHAFLWAGRVLSGIGNGQHTSTIPVWQSEVSPPHRRGMLIMIEGSLITFGIMISYWVDFALFWAQHGHLADSSTRSVSWRFPIAFQILLVLPTFITIFLPESPRWLMLRGREEEARVVLSALDRLPPHDPVVNAHVNEIADGLNIAGSVRLRDLFKQGKGHYFHRTALAFVIQMFQQISGINLITYYAGTIFEQSIGLSDIKSRILAACNGTEYFLASLLAIFMIERVGRRPLMIWTALGMSFTMAILCGTLSPEALQVPPEYKNREDYSAYQNNTSPAIAATVFLFVFNSLFAIGWLGMTWLYPAECTPLSIRAQANGISTASNWLFNFMVVMITPIAFANIRNYTYLIFAAINFLMVPASWWIFPETAGRSLEEMDTIFADSSVWNPHDAVRIANEMPRRYDRHGRIMSEFITDDDDMAPVDDGYP
- a CDS encoding uncharacterized protein (COG:U; EggNog:ENOG503NUD0; TransMembrane:13 (o73-102i138-161o173-194i201-220o240-261i290-313o325-345i365-390o402-424i431-447o459-478i490-515o566-588i)) is translated as MGIIYNFISNIWTVHRPEFEKEQAVENDKPMAALPTKNEIVEYSNTDLKTNDEALQIGVAIAESTYAVSGWDWYFLMATLFCVYYVFSMDNQLIAASFFYVFTGGVHSQRASDYSTASAMQLAIAGVSKLVVGKVSDIYGRFAASFIPLFFYCLGCLIMAVSQNPNMLLAGDAIYAVGNGSINMIMWIILADFLSSRFRALGYGIVSLPILITFATAPKIQNNLLVLESDGVSYKDRWRWTYGMFCIMIPFVMTPMMFIMWKLERKAKRSGIIPVHPYLRKGFFYSLKQFFLDADIIGMILILGGFLMLLLALTRGADATVGWSTGWIIALLTVGGVLLVATPFWEALGAPRPFMRRRWLNSDVVLTLLLIFLDFMTFSITFQMVFAWATYTMKIDPSKQNYYTFTDTATLTVFGVVMGFLVLITKRYKPWIVFGAAVRLLAVGLMIKYRNIGTTWVQAVWPQVLLGIGGACTGEVLSIPAQVTVRHQDVAMVTAAVLLFGSLGQSIGAATYAAIMNSEYPKKIQDLVPHLTKDQGLVKYNSLATIYLNGDADASGDTYVLAFNEAAAQALYCAIGICAVMFVLTFFLRDYVLTRSQNVVSDELPEKNPFRMGSDRTYEKAITKLADTDHAPSPPEYAEPSARVVEVNYPGDNAVHQA
- a CDS encoding uncharacterized protein (EggNog:ENOG503NVRH; COG:D); protein product: MSMGFLLPPSSSGSNADTPVVWRGLMVMKAVQQLLFDVDWRAGVSPETDPSTAGLAPLDVLVIDMPPGTGDVALSLSQLVKVDGAVVVSTPQHVALTDARKGITMFNKVHVPVRAFIRYLPKILGLVLNMAHFIAPDTGATYPLFGPSDAFDQLTHHLQVPVLGKLPLEMYVSQGGDAGIPEVIRPQSQNATVPENTCQRIFMEMARLAWREIAMH
- the HSX11 gene encoding ceramide glucosyltransferase (CAZy:GT21; TransMembrane:3 (n11-29c39/40o376-394i406-425o445-467i); EggNog:ENOG503NX2E; COG:I; COG:M); its protein translation is MPPWLAFLCNLLALVALGWFIAVWALCLLGWQVAYKLFANPYPRSPLSSAQTEEPAPSVSILRPLAGLDCNLYTNLCSSFEQHYPVDLFEVILGVRSEHDQALSVARQVVAQYPHIHSHIVVGDVEAGVNPKINNLVRPYALAKHDLVWVVDSQVWLSPHALGRAVDALLAKPPVPKPQCIYRTPHGSRTGLVHHVPLGVLPANTWGSHIERAFLSTSHAKMYLAINAVGIDSCVMGKSNMYRKSDLDRVPDAFFAYNADSASDEQHMIGSRAFDGEQDADDPFVLEMTTKKEENDVVRTKSRALARFGIYLAEDNMLALSLWRKPLELGHRIAPGDVAHVAVGDIQTVMEYAKRRMRWIRVRRHMVPEATYLEPFTESLVAGLCGWFGIYSWLLHPIIGPLHGGLHCGAFFAFYLANLAAWYWIDLGVLSSLRCGAPLPDAERKYFLGAWCMRELLAFPIWAWAMLGSTVTWRGKRYRILTNARAAHVPSDVHTEYGIDD
- a CDS encoding uncharacterized protein (COG:G; EggNog:ENOG503NWD0) yields the protein MSAYYLGIDVYVQRGSARVALLGEDGRIEAQASRPLVTWTYESDSRLHEQSSVQIWDAITACVHQVLDTAKVDAASVHGIGFDATCSLVVTTKDNVPVSVTPPHAAKGVDASARNVILWADHRAHEEADLINRTGHKVLDYVGGTMSLEMETPKTLWLQKHMDPATFAQCTFFDLPDYLSYYATGSPARSNCSLVCKYGFIPQGAAGNTLGWQPDFLREIGLGVLEGPSQTFDALGGVPGKNGLVLTAGMPVGAGLCERAARELRLLPHTPVSSSLIDAYAGWVGTVAARDEDVVLQNATLRDANTRLVAIAGTSTCYCVANDEGIHVGGVWGPYKNAVFPGMWMNEGGQSSTGQLIDFVLETHPAFPALREEAAAKSVSVFALLEVSLEEQMRAAGIAVYAPSSYILLVKHMYMYPDFYGNRSPLADTSLRGMLCGLSLDRSRADLARRYILTLEAIALQTRHIVEEMNASGHKIDSIYLSGGGQARNLLFAQLVSDACNMRVQLPKEASVSVVTGMAFLARLAANMTQELDPDAQDGRATRPVIADQAKADQVGPEYAHRLWSIMQNMTQPGKSIFPSAADGKTRQLLAAKYRVFREMIPLQRRWKDQADAALGL